A single genomic interval of Coccidioides posadasii str. Silveira chromosome 1, complete sequence harbors:
- the FPR4 gene encoding peptidylprolyl isomerase fpr4 (EggNog:ENOG410PFCG~COG:O~BUSCO:10668at33183), with translation MSGTQPVALYAAKVPPGGILVPAVPNASAMFRVTMAAIDPDALPELEDEASAHKPPRATLKIVRPPPGLDLDDDEDDEDYSDIEDDDASSDDEANGGPSDPTKAKLAKQAAKLKEMEGAMDEDEDDSDGDDIDLKAAISKLIKGKGKVTDDSGSEGSDDLELEEVVVCTLDPEKNYQQPLDFVVAEDERIFFKVTGTHTVYLTGNYVLPLDERDDEESEEEDDEYDLSPDEDELALLEGDEEESDDLDDLENPRIMEIDTDEEEKLSTKTPKKGSKGKNKRLAEDSDENLDDMMSKSMKPATNGEQPLSKKQQKKLKKNNGEAAEVAQKPAEAKQSPAAGKSDKKVQFAKNLEQGPTGSTHQKKEATKPEIIVKEVQGVKIEDRKQGKGPAAKRGDRVSMRYIGKLENGKVFDSNKKGKPFSFKVGSGEVIKGWDIGIPGMAVGAERRITIPPHLAYGKMAQPGIPANSKLVFDVKLLEIK, from the exons ATGTCTGGAACTCAGCCTGTCGCGTTGTACGCGGCGAAGGTCCCGCCTGGTGGTATCCTCGTTCCCGCGGTGCCCAATGCTTCAGCAATG TTTCGTGTTACTATGGCGGCAATCGACCCCGATGCTTTGCCAGAGCTCGAGGACGAAGCTAGCGCACATAAGCCACCACGAGCGACATTGAAGATTGTTCGACCTCCTCCAGGATTGGATCTAgacgatgatgaagatgatgaggaCTACTCCGATattgaggatgatgatgcgTCTTCCGACGACGAGGCGAATGGTGGGCCAAGTGATCCTACCAAGGCAAAGCTGGCCAAGCAGGCTGCCAAGCTCAAAGAAATGGAAGGTGCGATGGATGAGGACGAAGATGACTCCGATGGAGATGATATCGATCTCAAGGCCGCTATCTCTAAGCTGATCAAGGGAAAAGGCAAGGTCACTGATGATTCTGGCAGTGAGGGATCTGATGACTTGGAATTGGAAGAAGTGGTCGTTTGCACATTGGACCCTGAGAAG AACTACCAGCAGCCACTTGACTTTGTTGTTGCCGAAGACGAACGCATTTTCTTCAAGGTAACAGGTACTCACACAGTTTATCTCACCGGAAACTACGTCCTTCCTCTCGATGAACGTGATGACGAGGAAAgtgaggaggaagatgatgaatACGACCTGTCCCCGGATGAAGATGAGCTCGCCCTCCTGGAAGGGGATGAAGAGGAGAGCGATGATCTCGATGACCTGGAAAATCCTCGAATTATGGAAATCGAtactgatgaagaagagaaacTCTCAACAAAGACTCCTAAAAAGGGCAGTAAGGGAAAAAACAAGCGACTAGCAGAGGATTCAGATGAGAATCTCGACGATATGATGTCCAAATCCATGAAACCCGCCACCAACGGAGAGCAGCCCCTCAGCAAGAAGCAACAAAAGAagctcaagaagaataatggGGAGGCAGCCGAGGTGGCACAGAAACCCGCAGAGGCCAAGCAGTCTCCAGCTGCTGGAAAGTCGGACAAGAAGGTCCAGTTCGCCAAGAATCTCGAACAGGGTCCAACTGGCTCCACCCATCAGAAAAAGGAGGCTACTAAGCCAGAAATCATCGTGAAGGAAGTCCAGGGTGTCAAGATTGAAGATAGGAAGCAAGGAAAAGGTCCTGCCGCCAAGAGGGGCGACAGGGTGTCGATGCGTTACATTGGCAAGCTTGAGAACGGGAAGGTATTTGATT CCAACAAAAAGGGGAAACCGTTCTCGTTCAAGGTCGGTTCCGGCGAAGTGATCAAGGGGTGGGATATCGGCATCCCCGGAATGGCCGTTGGCGCTGAGCGAAGAATCACCATCCCACCGCATCTCGCATACGGCAAGATGGCGCAGCCTGGAATCCCCGCCAACTCGAAACTTGTCTTTGACGTGAAACTCCTCGAAATCAAATAG
- a CDS encoding uncharacterized protein (EggNog:ENOG410PNEI~COG:S) yields MDNISGTGNPSDKLPVHYAIILYPGFQALDAFGPLDVLNVLGRDKPIKLSIIGPSLDPVSINALPRQGLIFNPAFFQSVVPTHTYANPPENIDVLIIPGGTGNRDPRVLEPVSKLTRDLYPGLQYLFTICTGSKIPAHAGILEGRKATSNKIAFGEVAAAYPKVNWVERARWVVDGNIWTTSGISAGIDGMLAFVEHLYGKEKVDVLSHYLEYVRNEDPSVDPFCSEETK; encoded by the exons ATGGACAACATATCAGGTACGGGGAACCCTTCTG ACAAACTCCCAGTCCACTACGCCATAATCCTCTACCCGGGTTTCCAAGCTCTAGACGCCTTTGGACCCCTTGACGTCCTCAATGTACTCGGGAGAGACAAGCCAATTAAGCTCTCCATCATCGGCCCAAGCTTGGACCCCGTCAGCATCAATGCTCTGCCCCGGCAGGGTTTGATATTCAACCCGGCATTCTTCCAGAGTGTGGTCCCTACGCACACCTACGCCAACCCGCCAGAAAACATTGACGTCCTCATCATCCCGGGTGGCACGGGGAATCGAGACCCGAGAGTGCTCGAGCCAGTCTCCAAGCTCACTCGAGACTTGTATCCGGGATTGCAGTACCTCTTCACGATCTGCACCGGCTCCAAGATCCCAGCCCACGCGGGCATCCTGGAAGGGAGAAAGGCGACCTCCAACAAGATTGCTTTTGGCGAGGTCGCGGCTGCTTACCCCAAGGTTAATTGGGTCGAAAGGGCGCGCTGGGTTGTTGACGGGAATATCTGGACCACCTCGGGCATTAGTGCGGGGATAGATGGGATGCTGGCCTTCGTTGAACATCTTTACGGCAAGGAGAAGGTGGATGTGCTGTCTCATTATTTGGAATATGTGCGGAACGAGGACCCGTCCGTCGACCCGTTCTGCAGCGAAGAAACGAAGTAA
- the REV1 gene encoding deoxycytidyl transferase (EggNog:ENOG410PGCN~COG:L~BUSCO:865at33183): MGSRLESGSNAVRKRIENHVFEDEEGEEYGASSFGGFGEYFRRKKLKLQNLDAEIRSSSPNNPPIFQGVVAHVNGYTQPSLNDLHRLIVSHGGAFLQYLDSKTAATHIIASSLTPKKREEFRKYRVVKPAWVLESINAGRLLPWNSFRVVDEGASQKVLKFSDNGQIVSQTRTQSSSYRDQTESSWYTARLAPRYPDAKGFENSTIPTPSPKTVGDVGDSVFRTKASTNIAQQGQGFDDSIPVENRTTSDDAEVAVHLEDTDEPRQEPLEKTKDNMTPEEYNAQLLSNPHMRDSSGVNPDFIRQYYRESRLHHLSTWKAELKAKLQEATLAKVSSLRTPKKHVQGSRRYVLHVDFDSFFAAVSIRKHPELADKPVAIAHGTGAGSEIASCNYPARAFGIQNGMWMQGALQMCPDLKVLPYDFAAYEDASRKFYEAILDIDGIVQSVSIDEALVDITKLCLEAGGSGGKGISEGSIWKEQAKADEIAQTLRDSVKQKTGCDVSVGIGGNILQAKLALREAKPAGQFQLKPEAVLEFIGELTVQQLPGVACSLGAKLEELGVKFVKDIRELSRERLTSSLGPKTGAKLWDYARGIDNADVGDVAPRKSVSAEINWGIRFVTQAQVEEFVQSLCDELHRRLMENGVKGKQLTMRIMRRALDAPLGPPKHLGHGKCDMFNKSVLLGVATNSSEVLGKEAVSILRSFNFSPGNLRGLGVQMTKLESIKHDPSGGIHSSQRQLNFAPCSPQKRRPSQDLDEIPIPSKTESYVSVQTAPELNDGSQRPMNITGTQFIMPSQANSQVLSELPGDIRSKFVSMSKQQQTPITLAKRPLKPQAPFALPPQSQVDPETLDALPEDLRAEILAYYQQSLPSLPCDASPEANSNIRPKTKLTPTKPRAGRTRGRQVASKSNAKSTLTQSSFIVSRPSSSTAPADENPSTSSVVEECADDISEEFLLALPEDIRREVIEEHKRSRLQKRSGLNLPTVRKPLSKPTDRPPEQKLLEFAPRPPKPTFTSKKLSSLPELREALSEWYELFKREGPFEEDVDALTKYLKRVILEERDVSKAVAVAQWLAWLLDSAGDDEKDKNEVVDFGSVDQHQSLEAWKTALQKVRRDVNDAVRERGLPPVEFM; encoded by the exons ATGGGCTCTCGATTGGAATCAGGATCCAACGCAGTTCGGAAGAGGATTGAGAACC ACGtgtttgaagatgaagaaggcGAGGAGTACGGAGCTTCAAGTTTCGGCGGAtttggagaatactttcGTCGCAAAAAGTTGAAATTGCAGAACTTGGACGCTGAGATACGATCGAGTTCCCCGAACAACCCTCCGATCTTTCAAGGTGTGGTTGCACATGTAAATGGCTACACACAACCGTCCCTAAATGATCTTCATCGCCTTATCGTTAGCCACGGTGGAGCTTTCCTCCAGTACCTTGACTCGAAGACGGCGGCTACCCATATCATCGCAAGTTCCTTGACACCCAAAAAGCGCGAAGAATTCCGGAAATATCGTGTCGTAAAACCAGCGTGGGTTCTGGAAAGTATAAATGCTGGCCGACTTCTTCCCTGGAATTCGTTTAGGGTTGTGGACGAGGGAGCGTCTCAGAAGGTGCTCAAGTTTAGCGACAATGGCCAGATCGTGAGCCAGACCAGGACACAGTCGTCCAGTTATCGGGATCAAACAGAATCCAGCTGGTATACAGCACGTCTTGCCCCACGCTATCCCGACGCCAAGGGGTTCGAGAATAGTACAATTCCTACGCCTTCACCCAAAACTGTAGGAGATGTTGGTGACAGTGTATTTAGGACTAAGGCCTCTACTAATATAGCGCAACAAGGGCAGGGATTTGACGATTCTATTCCAGTAGAGAATAGGACGACTTCAGATGATGCCGAGGTAGCAGTTCACCTGGAAGACACGGACGAACCGCGACAAGAACCTTTGGAGAAGACCAAAGATAACATGACTCCTGAAGAGTATAACGCACAGTTACTCTCAAATCCACATATGCGTGATTCAAGCGGCGTTAATCCCGATTTTATTCGGCAGTATTATCGAGAGTCGCGTCTTCACCACCTTTCTACCTGGAAAGCCGAGTTGAAAGCAAAGCTCCAAGAGGCGACCCTTGCTAAAGTTTCATCCCTTCGGACACCCAAAAAACACGTTCAGGGATCACGACGGTACGTACTTCATGTCGATTTCGATAGTTTCTTTGCCGCTGTTTCCATTCGCAAGCACCCCGAGCTTGCGGATAAGCCTGTGGCCATCGCCCACGGTACAGGAGCAGGGTCTGAGATTGCGAGTTGCAACTATCCCGCGCGGGCATTCGGTATACAAAACGGAATGTGGATGCAGGGAGCCTTGCAGATGTGTCCCGATCTTAAAGTTCTTCCTTACGATTTTGCCGCCTACGAAGACGCGAGTAGGAAATTTTACGAGGCAATACTTGATATTGACGGCATCGTACAAAGCGTCAGTATTGATGAAGCTCTTGTCGATATCACTAAGCTCTGCCTTGAGGCCGGGGGTTCTGGAGGCAAAGGTATATCGGAAGGCTCTATCTGGAAAGAGCAGGCAAAAGCTGATGAAATTGCCCAAACTTTACGGGATTCAGTTAAACAGAAGACTGGATGCGATGTGTCCGTAGGCATTGGAGGAAATATTCTGCAGGCCAAATTGGCATTGCGGGAAGCCAAACCAGCTGGTCAGTTCCAGCTGAAGCCAGAAGCGGTTCTTGAGTTTATCGGGGAACTTACGGTGCAGCAGCTTCCCGGGGTAGCGTGTAGCTTAGGAGCTAAACTCGAGGAGCTTGGGGTGAAGTTTGTTAAAGATATCCGCGAGCTTTCTAGGGAGAGGCTTACCTCGAGTCTCGGTCCAAAAACTGGAGCCAAACTATGGGACTATGCTCGCGGCATTGATAACGCAGATGTTGGAGACGTCGCACCCAGAAAATCTGTATCCGCAGAAATAAACTGGGGAATTCGCTTCGTCACGCAAGCGCAGGTAGAAGAATTCGTGCAAAGCTTGTGTGATGAGTTGCATCGACGACTTATGGAGAACGGGGTAAAAGGGAAGCAGCTGACGATGAGGATTATGCGACGAGCTCTTGATGCACCCCTGGGTCCTCCGAAGCACCTCGGACACGGCAAGTGTGATATGTTCAACAAAAGCGTTTTGCTAGGTGTAGCAACCAATTCCAGTGAGGTACTTGGTAAGGAAGCCGTTTCAATCCTCAGGAGCTTCAACTTTTCCCCCGGCAATCTGAGAGGACTTGGAGTACAAATGACGAAATTGGAGTCCATCAAACATGATCCTTCTGGTGGGATACACAGCAGCCAGCGTCAGCTCAACTTCGCCCCTTGTAGTCCTCAAAAACGAAGGCCCTCCCAGGATTTGGACGAAATACCCATCCCGAGTAAAACGGAGTCTTATGTATCCGTCCAAACTGCGCCAGAACTTAACGATGGATCACAAAGACCGATGAATATCACTGGAACTCAGTTTATTATGCCTTCACAAGCTAATTCTCAAGTGCTTTCTGAGCTTCCTGGAGATATTCGGTCCAAATTTGTCTCTATGAGCAAACAGCAGCAAACACCAATAACTCTTGCCAAACGCCCCCTGAAACCCCAGGCACCTTTTGCACTGCCTCCTCAGTCGCAGGTGGACCCGGAAACTTTAGATGCCCTGCCCGAAGATTTACGAGCGGAAATACTGGCTTATTATCAGCAATCCCTCCCATCGCTTCCATGCGATGCATCCCCCGAAGCAAATAGTAACATACGGCCAAAGACAAAGCTTACTCCTACCAAGCCCCGTGCTGGCCGCACTCGTGGCCGGCAGGTTGCCAGTAAATCTAATGCCAAGTCTACTCTGACTCAATCAAGCTTCATCGTTTCTCGACCGTCCTCGTCTACAGCTCCAGCAGATGAAAATCCAAGCACATCATCGGTTGTTGAAGAATGTGCAGATGATATTTCCGAAGAGTTTCTCTTAGCCTTACCAGAAGACATCCGTCGCGAAGTCATCGAGGAACACAAACGATCACGTCTCCAGAAGCGATCCGGACTCAATTTACCTACAGTTCGCAAACCGTTAAGTAAGCCTACAGACCGCCCTCCAGAGCAAAAGCTCCTCGAATTCGCACCCCGGCCGCCAAAGCCGACATTTACTTCAAAAAAGCTTTCTTCACTACCAGAGCTGCGTGAAGCACTAAGCGAGTGGTACGAGTTATTCAAGCGAGAGGGACCCTTTGAGGAAGATGTGGATGCCCTTACCAAGTATTTGAAGCGTGTTATTCTTGAGGAAAGAGACGTGTCGAAGGCTGTTGCTGTGGCACAATGGTTGGCTTGGTTGTTGGATAGTGCCGGGGACGATGAGAAAGACAAAAATGAAGTAGTAGATTTTGGGTCGGTTGACCAACACCAGTCGCTAGAAGCTTGGAAGACTGCTCTCCAGAAAGTGCGCAGAGATGTTAATGATgctgtgagagagagagggttgCCTCCCGTTGAATTTATGTGA
- a CDS encoding uncharacterized protein (EggNog:ENOG410Q0UW) has translation MENLPEKPSLLRLPYSVRREIYSLLGVVGVDTRLMALGHKVHRPWAGQWCSLNRSFCVARFRCAGYCYHMQNQLFYVSRDVSADALHAFYSENKFAVSSEKPLVFKVVGGNALSALRRLTLQLNLRPTRCPCGRTCDDAPLNRMFDEKMPLQELAPCLNLVVQEWRDTLYHLGAHIAAGKLNLQINFAPQCFYPAVVLQSLRLSLAPLLEFPRLKNCLISLPNADRRLQPWVKRLVLMTTGQLDDIDPPFPFAKLPPELQLKVLEHAGLISDTTLVVSSNGFIPRLCWGGACFSRDDFFSCCSLTSSYYVNCDPCWVLPKELFDVNRRIRALSRYIFVSQNRFIISPLIVPELKPGWSPMCLSIDDLPHLRFLTLEFTGIDGNTHLPGQPNTLAWERFVDSAVNKLTLPALTLMVRMFHEDLDYLPNGVIYDDDAQMVAAYKAACQRIFDPLAHALKGQEHGLKRLFVAISSPIENLKVSGVRDYERVLERSVMGVDYDSHALGWDVLRRRCSAKYANFAGCNSDSVNNEVWGIHYFLVQIESGHIFTKE, from the exons ATGGAGAATCTTCCCGAAAAGCCGTCGTTGCTTCGGCTACCATACTCTGTCCGGCGAGAGATCTACAGCCTGCTCGGAGTGGTGGGCGTTGATACCAGGTTGATGGCACTTGGCCACAAAGTGCACCGGCCCTGGGCTGGTCAGTGGTGCTCTCTAAACCGCAGCTTTTGCGTTGCGAGATTTCGCTGCGCTGGCTATTGTTACCATATGCAAAACCAGTTGTTTTATGTCTCTCGCGACGTGTCTGCGGATGCTTTGCACGCGTTCTACTCTGAGAATAAATTCGCGGTTTCGAGCGAGAAACCCCTTGTTTTCAAGGTCGTGGGCGGGAATGCGTTGTCAGCCCTGCGTCGACTTACGTTGCAGCTGAATCTCCGCCCCACGCGATGCCCTTGTGGCCGAACCTGCGATGATGCACCGCTGAATCGGATGTTCGATGAGAAGATGCCGCTCCAAGAGCTGGCGCCTTGTCTCAATTTGGTTGTCCAAGAGTGGCGGGATACTCTATATCACCTCGGAGCCCACATAGCGGCTGGCAAACTGAACCTACAAATCAATTTCGCCCCTCAATGCTTTTATCCTGCTGTTGTGCTTCAGTCATTAAGGCTGTCTTTAGCGCCCTTGCTGGAATTCCCACGTCTGAAGAACTGCTTAATTTCCCTGCCCAACGCGGACCGGCGGCTTCAGCCGTGGGTAAAGCGTCTGGTTCTCATGACTACAGGGCAACTTGATGATATAGACCCCCCTTTCCCTTTCGCCAAACTCCCTCCAGAGCTTCAGCTGAAAGTTTTGGAGCATGCGGGGCTCATTTCGGATACCACTCTGGTAGTATCATCAAATGGTTTCATTCCCCGGCTCTGCTGGGGCGGTGCTTGCTTCTCGAGGGACGATTTTTTCTCCTGTTGTTCCCTGACAAGCAGCTATTATGTAAATTGCGATCCCTGCTGGGTGCTCCCCAAGGAGCTATTCGATGTCAACCGGCGGATAAGAGCGCTATCTAGATATATTTTCGTCTCTCAGAACCGCTTCATCATCAGTCCGCTCATCGTACCCGAACTAAAGCCCGGTTGGAGCCCCATGTGCTTATCCATAGACGACCTTCCACATCTCAGATTCCTCACTCTCGAGTTCACTGGCATCGACGGAAATACCCATCTACCTGGCCAACCCAACACTCTTGCCTGGGAACGCTTCGTCGACTCGGCGGTAAACAAACTTACACTACCAGCACTGACTTTGATGGTCAGGATGTTCCATGAGGACCTTGATTATCTGCCAAATGGCGTCATCTACGATGATGATGCTCAGATGGTAGCTGCATACAAAGCTGCGTGTCAGCGCATCTTCGACCCGCTGGCACATGCATTGAAGGGCCAGGAGCATGGTCTTAAGAGGCTCTTTGTTGCTATCTCCTCGCCGATCGAAAACCTCAAGGTTAGTGGCGTCCGTGATTATGAACGGGTCCTGGAACGGTCGGTCATGGGCGTAGACTACGATAGTCATGCTCTGGGTTGGGATGTGCTGAGACGGAGG TGTTCTGCGAAATATGCCAACTTTGCGGGTTGCAATTCTGACTCAGTCAACAACGAAGTATGGGGCATTCATTATTTCCTGGTTCAAATTGAGAGCGGACATATCTTCACCAAGGAGTGA